From Thermoflavifilum aggregans, a single genomic window includes:
- a CDS encoding glycoside hydrolase family 88 protein has product MRLLILFCWIFSHAHAGFINQLSASDTLPVNRVVQLAEQQTKAYFAVHRDSLRFLHSLTASGQPVEVNIHGWTAGFFPGKLWYLHAFTHNPYWQQQALAYTLPLSADDTLTTTHDLGFMVGIPFEKAYQTTHQAEFREVLIRAAHSLSQRFHPQVGEIKSWDGGPWHYPVIVDNLMNLELLFRATALTGDSSFYRIAVSHINHDLRYRFRKDFSTFHVLDYDPASGSLLARKTWQGYADSSCWSRGQAWAIYGLTVAYRYTQNKRYLFYAQKAADYFIRHIAVIPDHIPPWDFNAPDSLKQLKDASAAAIAASALLELKRYVPAKKAAYYQQWAMNLLQSLCSPAYLNINNTHTYFLLKHATGDAHHHREMDVPLIYADYYLLQALWRYTHPERPDFFF; this is encoded by the coding sequence ATGCGGTTGCTCATCCTTTTCTGCTGGATCTTCAGCCACGCACATGCCGGATTTATCAATCAGCTCTCCGCATCCGATACCTTGCCCGTCAATCGGGTGGTGCAGCTGGCTGAGCAACAAACAAAGGCATATTTCGCTGTGCATCGGGATAGCTTGCGGTTCCTGCACAGCCTGACGGCAAGCGGTCAGCCCGTTGAGGTGAATATCCACGGCTGGACAGCTGGTTTTTTTCCGGGTAAATTGTGGTATTTGCATGCATTCACACATAATCCTTACTGGCAACAGCAAGCCCTTGCCTATACCCTTCCCCTATCGGCCGACGATACCCTTACCACTACCCACGATCTGGGTTTTATGGTGGGCATTCCGTTTGAAAAAGCCTATCAGACTACCCATCAGGCTGAATTTCGTGAAGTGCTGATTCGTGCAGCGCATTCGCTTAGCCAACGTTTTCATCCGCAGGTGGGTGAAATCAAATCCTGGGATGGAGGTCCCTGGCATTATCCGGTGATCGTGGACAACCTGATGAATCTGGAGCTGCTTTTCCGTGCCACAGCCCTCACCGGCGACAGCAGTTTTTACCGGATAGCGGTATCGCACATCAACCACGATTTGCGATACCGTTTCCGGAAAGATTTCAGTACCTTTCACGTGCTGGATTACGACCCGGCTTCCGGCTCCCTGCTGGCGCGCAAAACCTGGCAGGGATATGCCGATAGCAGCTGCTGGTCACGCGGGCAGGCCTGGGCCATTTATGGACTCACGGTGGCTTACCGTTATACCCAAAACAAACGTTACCTGTTTTATGCACAAAAAGCAGCCGATTATTTTATCCGTCACATCGCTGTGATTCCTGATCATATTCCACCATGGGATTTCAATGCACCCGATAGCCTGAAACAGCTAAAGGATGCTTCTGCAGCCGCTATTGCAGCTTCGGCCCTGCTGGAATTGAAACGTTATGTACCTGCTAAAAAAGCTGCCTATTATCAGCAATGGGCAATGAACCTGCTGCAAAGCTTGTGTTCGCCAGCCTATCTGAATATAAACAACACTCACACATATTTTTTACTGAAACATGCAACCGGCGATGCCCATCATCACCGGGAAATGGATGTGCCGCTGATCTATGCAGATTATTATCTGCTGCAGGCATTGTGGAGATATACGCATCCAGAGAGACCCGATTTTTTCTTTTAA
- a CDS encoding flavin monoamine oxidase family protein — protein sequence MGISAKWDTLIVGVGASGLQCGVRLAEAGQKVLILEARNRAGGRIHTFTDKQTGYNLEAGAEFIHGRLPHTFRWVEKLHLSVSAVTGKTIRLLPDASSPSPSREAAWKKFHEILAGLRHDTTLHAFLNTYFPGESYADFRQELLRFAMGYDAADPERVSMLALRDEWEQEEGPNYRIGRAPHLQASGYGAMIYGMVAQFQQAGGKLLYAHPVRQVSLSSPAFVQVKAHFRQKILTYMADRVVITLPPGTFQKYGHKGISIEPGEDRIIQVMQQLGYGTATKIITLWKHPWWASRFAPDMGFLISQAPVPTWWTAYPNDWPVLTGWKGGPLPSGNTWPVIQKDAVIQSLVQISGLPAKILQKELLKYFIFDWYLDPFACGSYSYPVPGHQTLIKQLQAFFPHRLYFAGEAYYAHPPWGTVESALASGNEIATSILKT from the coding sequence ATGGGAATATCTGCCAAATGGGATACACTCATTGTAGGTGTCGGAGCATCGGGCCTGCAATGTGGTGTAAGGCTTGCGGAAGCCGGACAAAAAGTATTGATACTCGAAGCCCGAAACCGCGCGGGTGGCCGTATCCATACATTCACCGACAAGCAAACTGGATATAACCTGGAGGCCGGTGCTGAATTTATCCATGGGCGCCTGCCTCATACCTTCAGATGGGTAGAGAAATTACACTTATCTGTCTCTGCAGTAACAGGAAAAACCATCCGATTGCTTCCGGATGCATCTTCTCCCTCTCCTTCTCGGGAAGCGGCATGGAAGAAATTTCATGAAATCCTCGCCGGCCTCAGGCACGATACCACGCTTCATGCTTTTCTGAACACCTATTTTCCCGGAGAATCCTACGCGGATTTCCGACAGGAGCTGTTACGCTTTGCCATGGGTTATGATGCAGCCGACCCGGAACGGGTTAGCATGCTTGCCCTGCGCGACGAATGGGAACAAGAAGAGGGGCCCAATTATCGGATAGGCCGGGCACCGCATCTGCAGGCTTCAGGCTATGGGGCCATGATTTATGGCATGGTAGCCCAATTTCAACAGGCGGGCGGAAAATTGCTTTATGCCCATCCGGTCAGGCAGGTTTCCTTATCATCCCCTGCCTTCGTCCAGGTGAAGGCTCATTTCCGGCAAAAGATCCTAACGTATATGGCAGATCGGGTGGTCATCACCTTGCCGCCGGGTACTTTCCAAAAATACGGTCATAAAGGCATTTCCATAGAACCCGGAGAAGACCGCATCATCCAGGTTATGCAGCAATTGGGCTACGGAACGGCCACCAAAATCATTACCCTGTGGAAACATCCCTGGTGGGCATCACGCTTTGCTCCGGATATGGGCTTCCTGATCAGCCAGGCGCCCGTGCCTACCTGGTGGACAGCCTATCCAAATGATTGGCCCGTACTCACAGGCTGGAAAGGAGGACCTCTTCCATCTGGTAATACATGGCCGGTTATTCAAAAAGATGCTGTTATTCAATCACTTGTACAGATATCCGGTTTACCCGCCAAAATTTTACAAAAGGAATTGTTAAAATATTTTATATTTGATTGGTATTTAGACCCATTTGCCTGCGGAAGTTACAGTTATCCGGTACCCGGACATCAAACCCTTATCAAACAACTTCAGGCCTTTTTCCCTCATCGGTTATACTTCGCCGGGGAAGCTTATTATGCCCATCCTCCATGGGGCACGGTAGAATCGGCCCTTGCCAGCGGAAATGAAATTGCCACAAGTATTTTAAAAACATAA
- a CDS encoding carbohydrate porin — protein sequence MRTKYKYARIVFAGIMIACIAHVARAQQVDSIVNQAWNIHGQFTFITQYHPAFHAAYSGKNSLSDSSDHESSLTFTLFIGRRLWRNAAVYFSPEVSGGLGFNDARGIAGFTNGDIYRVDNPTPQGYVARLYLIQYIPLGGSSDVQPDEPLQLGGYVPTRCLEVIAGKLSMTDLFDDNPVSHDPRTQFLNWSIMDDGAWDFPADTRGYDAIVSLGYVTPHWTIRMAEALEPTYANGSTLNWNLHRSHSETIECTYTGTWRQHPLFAGIHVYNNFTPAPEYAAVVRAKKLGTDTTMDVIDPSPVSHSKYGVGASMSYTANARVQTFLRAGWNDGHTATWAFTEIDRSISAGGMYQIPLPSRQKYWQRSDRFLQIGCAFVVNGLSAPHREFLEAGGYGFVIGDGKLRYATENIAELYALFPLHQLITLTGDFQWIVHPAYNRDRGPVAVGSIRLHVAF from the coding sequence ATGCGGACGAAATATAAGTATGCACGTATTGTTTTTGCAGGAATCATGATTGCATGTATCGCTCATGTAGCCCGTGCTCAGCAGGTTGATTCGATTGTAAACCAGGCATGGAATATACATGGTCAGTTTACTTTTATTACTCAGTATCATCCGGCATTTCATGCAGCTTATTCAGGTAAGAACAGTTTATCAGATTCTTCAGATCATGAATCATCCCTTACCTTTACATTGTTTATTGGCAGAAGGCTTTGGCGCAACGCAGCCGTCTATTTCAGCCCAGAGGTTTCCGGAGGATTGGGTTTTAATGATGCGCGTGGGATAGCCGGTTTTACCAACGGAGATATTTATCGCGTGGATAACCCAACACCCCAGGGATATGTAGCAAGATTGTATCTGATACAATATATTCCATTGGGTGGTTCATCAGATGTTCAGCCGGATGAGCCTTTGCAGCTTGGCGGATACGTTCCCACCAGGTGCCTGGAAGTTATTGCCGGGAAGCTTTCAATGACGGATTTATTTGATGATAATCCGGTAAGTCATGATCCACGCACACAGTTCCTGAACTGGTCAATTATGGATGATGGTGCCTGGGATTTTCCGGCTGATACGCGGGGATATGATGCGATTGTTTCGCTGGGCTATGTAACGCCGCATTGGACTATCCGCATGGCAGAAGCTTTGGAGCCTACTTATGCCAATGGCAGTACATTAAACTGGAATCTTCATCGCAGTCATTCGGAGACCATTGAATGCACTTATACCGGAACATGGCGTCAGCATCCGTTGTTCGCAGGCATACATGTATATAACAATTTTACTCCAGCACCTGAATATGCAGCCGTTGTTCGTGCCAAAAAGCTGGGCACAGATACCACAATGGATGTGATTGATCCTTCTCCTGTGAGCCATTCAAAATATGGAGTGGGAGCGAGTATGAGTTATACTGCTAATGCCCGGGTACAAACTTTTTTGCGTGCCGGATGGAATGACGGACATACTGCCACATGGGCGTTTACGGAAATTGATCGTTCCATAAGCGCGGGAGGTATGTATCAGATTCCTCTTCCGTCAAGGCAGAAGTATTGGCAGCGTTCAGATCGGTTCCTGCAGATCGGGTGTGCATTTGTGGTGAATGGCCTTTCGGCTCCGCATCGGGAATTTCTGGAAGCTGGTGGTTATGGCTTTGTGATTGGCGACGGAAAACTGCGCTATGCCACTGAAAATATTGCCGAATTATATGCGCTGTTCCCATTGCATCAGCTGATTACGCTGACCGGTGATTTCCAATGGATTGTTCATCCGGCATACAACCGTGATCGCGGTCCGGTGGCTGTGGGGAGCATTCGCCTGCATGTAGCTTTTTGA
- a CDS encoding LacI family DNA-binding transcriptional regulator: protein MAEKIDLKRIARELNLAVSTVSRALRDSYEISEETKQKVFALAQQLNYEPNPYASSLRRQKSKTIGVVLPELPNNFFTHVVNGIEWVARQKGYHVLIYITHEQVEQEISLIRHLQSGRVDGVLASVCAGTQDIAHFRSLQQHGIPLVFFDRVCEDSGFPTVTTNDYEASYNATVHLIQQGCRHLYHLTLPLHLSIARKRLQGFLDALRQYQLPIEASTVLIAKDIDQFYDQLEQLLCSAQPPDGIFAAVEKLVLQVYHICQKRHICIPHQLKVLAFSNLETAPLLAPPLTTITQPAFEIGKKAAELLFRKIEKKRDVFEQMHYVIPSALVIRDSTRILGPSISKEPAAELIHSA, encoded by the coding sequence ATGGCAGAGAAAATAGATTTGAAACGCATTGCCCGTGAATTAAATCTGGCCGTATCTACCGTATCGCGTGCATTGCGCGACAGTTATGAGATCAGCGAGGAAACCAAACAGAAGGTTTTTGCACTGGCCCAACAGCTGAATTATGAGCCCAATCCTTATGCCAGCAGCCTTAGGCGCCAGAAAAGCAAAACCATTGGAGTGGTATTGCCTGAACTGCCCAATAATTTTTTCACACATGTGGTGAATGGCATTGAATGGGTGGCCCGGCAAAAGGGGTATCATGTGTTGATTTACATCACGCATGAACAGGTAGAACAGGAAATTTCCCTGATCCGTCATCTGCAGAGCGGACGTGTAGATGGTGTATTGGCTTCTGTATGTGCCGGCACCCAGGATATTGCGCATTTTCGCAGTTTGCAGCAGCATGGAATTCCGCTGGTATTTTTCGATAGGGTTTGTGAGGATAGCGGTTTCCCGACCGTTACTACCAATGATTATGAAGCCAGTTACAACGCCACGGTGCATCTGATTCAGCAAGGCTGCAGGCATTTGTATCATTTAACCCTACCTCTGCATTTATCCATCGCCCGAAAAAGATTGCAAGGTTTTCTGGATGCCTTGCGGCAATATCAGTTGCCGATAGAAGCATCAACGGTACTGATTGCAAAGGATATAGATCAGTTTTACGACCAGCTTGAACAATTGCTTTGCAGTGCGCAGCCACCCGACGGTATTTTTGCTGCCGTAGAAAAACTAGTGCTGCAGGTATATCATATTTGCCAGAAACGGCACATCTGCATTCCGCATCAGCTGAAGGTACTCGCCTTTTCGAACCTGGAAACTGCTCCCCTGTTGGCACCTCCGCTTACCACCATCACCCAACCAGCTTTTGAAATCGGGAAAAAAGCCGCCGAACTGTTGTTCAGAAAAATTGAAAAGAAACGGGATGTGTTTGAGCAAATGCATTATGTGATTCCATCCGCTCTTGTGATCCGTGATTCTACGCGGATTTTGGGCCCGTCCATATCCAAGGAGCCAGCTGCTGAATTGATTCATTCGGCATAA
- the mgtA gene encoding magnesium-translocating P-type ATPase, with protein MISITQVFNRKVVGTGNKNNNGNQVNPEFPGAQRLQQVAALSAEEVYSALQSDETGLWQEEAEERLEQYGLNEISHDRAPAWYMQLIEAFMNPFVGVLAIIAVISFFTDVWFSPPGQRDYSTLAVILVMILVSSFLRFWQEYRSNRAAEALKGMVKTTATVLRKGLGRKEIPIQQLVPGDIIWLAAGDMLPADCRILTSKDLFITQAMLTGESVPVEKHAAPVADPQAVSVFELSNIAFMGTNVVSGSALAIVVVTGNQTYLGSLSRTLSRKRAETSFDRGVNNVSWLLIRAMMIMVPLVFLINGLTKGDWVNAFLFALAMAVGLTPEMLPMIVTTNLAKGAINMSRRKVIVKRLNAIQNIGAMDVLCTDKTGTLTLDKVVLERHLNVHGVDDDEVLKWAYLNSYHQTGLKNLLDLAVLEHAQEHALFKEEEQYEKVDEIPFDFQRRRMSVIVKLPNQKHLLVCKGAVEEMIDLCSYTFQPDENRSLHIYRDPVIPLTKEMKENILRISRELNEDGLRVLLVAIKEYEPRPLNYTVEDECDMVFTGFIGFLDPAKPSARPAIEALQKLGVQIKVLTGDNDVVARKICRDVGISTQHILLGADVEKMDDDTLKAHLKQASILAKLSPMQKARVVKLLQAMGHTVGFLGDGINDAAALKQADVGISVDTAVDIAKESADIILLEKDLMVLRKGVIYGRRTFGNIIKYIKMAVSSNFGNMFSMLGASAIFPFLPMMPVQLLVQNLLYDLSQISIPWDKMDAEYISVPRKWEAEGIARFMIFIGPISSIFDYVTFFVMYHIFHANTPAHQSLFQSGWFVEGLLSQTLIVHMIRTKKIPFIESWATWPVIALTVFIMAIGIWIPFSPFASALGLQPLPGVYFIYLILILASYCVLTQVVKTWYIRKFGQWL; from the coding sequence ATGATATCCATCACACAGGTATTCAATCGCAAGGTTGTTGGTACAGGAAATAAGAACAATAACGGGAATCAGGTGAATCCTGAATTTCCCGGAGCACAAAGATTGCAGCAGGTTGCAGCGTTATCTGCTGAAGAAGTTTATTCAGCCCTGCAAAGTGATGAAACAGGTTTGTGGCAGGAAGAGGCTGAAGAAAGGCTTGAACAGTATGGGTTGAATGAAATCAGCCATGACCGCGCACCTGCCTGGTATATGCAGCTGATTGAGGCATTTATGAATCCTTTTGTAGGTGTGCTGGCTATTATTGCTGTCATTTCCTTTTTCACAGACGTATGGTTTTCTCCGCCCGGACAGCGCGATTACAGCACACTGGCAGTGATCCTGGTGATGATCCTGGTGAGTTCTTTTCTCCGCTTTTGGCAGGAATATCGCAGCAACCGGGCTGCCGAAGCCTTGAAAGGAATGGTGAAAACCACGGCTACGGTGTTGCGCAAGGGGCTGGGCAGAAAGGAGATACCTATTCAGCAACTGGTGCCCGGCGACATCATCTGGCTGGCAGCCGGTGACATGTTGCCGGCAGATTGCCGGATTCTGACCAGCAAGGATTTGTTTATCACCCAGGCTATGCTGACCGGCGAATCCGTGCCGGTGGAAAAGCACGCCGCCCCTGTGGCCGATCCGCAAGCTGTTTCGGTTTTTGAGCTGAGCAATATTGCCTTTATGGGTACCAATGTGGTAAGTGGTTCGGCACTGGCTATCGTGGTGGTTACCGGCAATCAGACCTATCTGGGTTCACTGAGTCGCACACTGAGCCGCAAAAGGGCGGAAACCAGCTTTGACCGGGGTGTAAACAACGTAAGCTGGCTGTTGATCCGGGCGATGATGATCATGGTGCCTTTGGTGTTTCTCATCAATGGACTTACGAAAGGCGACTGGGTCAATGCGTTCCTGTTTGCCCTGGCCATGGCGGTGGGATTAACACCGGAAATGCTGCCCATGATTGTGACGACCAATCTGGCCAAGGGTGCCATCAACATGAGCCGCCGCAAGGTAATTGTCAAACGGCTGAATGCTATTCAGAATATTGGTGCCATGGATGTGTTGTGTACCGATAAAACTGGCACCCTTACGCTCGATAAGGTAGTGCTGGAACGACATCTGAATGTGCATGGTGTGGACGATGATGAGGTATTGAAATGGGCTTATCTGAACAGTTATCACCAAACCGGCTTGAAAAATCTGCTGGATCTGGCTGTGCTGGAACACGCCCAGGAGCATGCATTGTTCAAAGAAGAAGAACAATACGAAAAGGTTGATGAAATTCCCTTTGATTTCCAGCGTCGCCGCATGTCGGTAATCGTGAAACTGCCCAATCAGAAACACTTGCTGGTATGCAAAGGAGCTGTGGAAGAAATGATTGATTTGTGCAGCTACACCTTTCAACCCGATGAAAACCGCTCCCTGCACATTTATCGCGATCCGGTGATTCCGCTTACAAAGGAAATGAAAGAAAATATTTTGCGCATTTCCCGTGAATTGAATGAAGACGGCCTGCGGGTATTGCTGGTGGCTATTAAAGAATATGAACCCCGCCCGCTGAATTATACGGTGGAAGATGAATGCGACATGGTGTTTACGGGATTCATCGGATTTCTGGATCCGGCCAAACCTTCGGCACGCCCCGCTATTGAAGCCCTTCAAAAACTGGGAGTGCAAATCAAGGTTCTCACCGGCGATAATGATGTGGTGGCCCGTAAAATCTGCAGGGATGTAGGCATTTCAACCCAGCATATTCTGCTGGGTGCAGATGTGGAGAAGATGGATGATGATACCCTGAAGGCCCATTTAAAACAGGCCAGCATTCTGGCCAAGCTCAGCCCCATGCAGAAGGCCCGTGTGGTGAAGCTGCTGCAGGCGATGGGACATACCGTTGGCTTTCTTGGTGATGGTATCAACGACGCAGCAGCGCTGAAACAGGCCGATGTGGGAATTTCGGTGGATACGGCTGTGGATATTGCCAAGGAAAGTGCCGACATTATTCTGTTGGAAAAAGATCTGATGGTATTGCGCAAAGGTGTGATTTACGGCCGTCGTACGTTTGGCAATATCATCAAATACATCAAAATGGCGGTGAGCAGCAATTTCGGGAATATGTTCAGCATGCTGGGTGCCAGTGCCATATTCCCGTTTTTGCCCATGATGCCCGTTCAGCTGCTGGTGCAGAATCTGCTTTATGATTTGTCGCAGATTTCTATTCCCTGGGATAAAATGGATGCTGAATATATTTCCGTTCCCCGCAAATGGGAAGCTGAAGGCATTGCCCGGTTTATGATTTTTATCGGCCCCATCAGTTCCATATTCGATTATGTGACATTCTTTGTGATGTATCATATTTTTCATGCCAATACACCTGCTCATCAGAGCCTGTTTCAGTCTGGCTGGTTTGTAGAAGGCTTGCTATCGCAGACGTTGATTGTACACATGATCCGCACAAAGAAAATTCCTTTCATCGAAAGCTGGGCCACCTGGCCTGTTATTGCCCTTACCGTTTTCATTATGGCAATAGGTATCTGGATTCCGTTCTCACCTTTTGCTTCGGCTTTAGGCTTGCAACCCTTACCTGGTGTGTATTTCATTTACCTGATTCTGATCCTTGCCAGCTATTGTGTGCTTACACAGGTAGTGAAAACCTGGTATATCCGGAAGTTTGGGCAATGGCTGTAA